Proteins encoded together in one Paenibacillus sp. J23TS9 window:
- a CDS encoding sugar ABC transporter permease, with protein sequence MLDSKLNGAKGSPPGTKRTTNIVAKHVWEARYLYILLLPLVAYYVVFHYYPMYGIIIAFKEYSFSKGILGSPWVGLKQFESMFSLPQFIDVLKNTLILAAGRIVIEFPIPIIFALLLNEVRRTLTKRFYQTVFTFPHFLSWVIVSGILINFLSDSGVLNQLLQYVGLPKMNLLMESSTFRGLLFGTSIWKEMGWGTIIYLAAIAGIDPALYEAASIDGANRFQRMLKITWPSIRGTAAVLFILQVGNIMNGAGFDQIFNMYHPGVYEVSDILDTFIYRTTFYEGGSFSFSTAVGVFKSAINCILLIVANQAVKRMGQGGLM encoded by the coding sequence ATGTTAGACAGCAAACTGAACGGAGCGAAAGGGTCGCCGCCCGGCACCAAGCGTACCACAAATATTGTGGCCAAGCATGTGTGGGAGGCCAGGTATCTGTATATCCTGCTTTTACCGCTGGTGGCTTATTATGTCGTCTTTCATTATTACCCGATGTATGGGATTATCATTGCTTTTAAGGAATACAGCTTCTCCAAAGGTATTCTGGGCAGTCCCTGGGTTGGTCTCAAGCAATTTGAGTCGATGTTCAGTCTTCCCCAGTTTATCGACGTGCTCAAGAATACCCTTATTCTCGCCGCAGGGCGGATCGTTATTGAGTTTCCCATTCCAATTATTTTTGCTCTCCTGCTCAATGAAGTCCGCCGAACGCTCACCAAACGATTTTATCAGACGGTATTTACCTTTCCGCATTTTCTGTCTTGGGTCATCGTTTCGGGTATTCTGATCAACTTTCTGAGCGACTCCGGCGTACTTAATCAGCTGCTGCAATATGTCGGACTGCCGAAAATGAATTTGCTCATGGAGTCCTCCACCTTTCGCGGTTTGCTGTTCGGAACGAGCATCTGGAAGGAGATGGGCTGGGGTACGATCATTTATCTGGCTGCGATTGCAGGGATTGACCCTGCACTCTATGAAGCGGCAAGCATTGACGGGGCGAACCGTTTTCAACGCATGCTGAAAATTACGTGGCCCTCCATCCGGGGAACGGCAGCTGTACTCTTTATTTTACAGGTCGGTAACATCATGAATGGAGCCGGATTCGACCAGATCTTCAACATGTATCATCCGGGGGTTTATGAGGTTTCCGATATCCTCGATACCTTCATCTACCGGACCACGTTCTATGAAGGCGGAAGCTTCAGCTTCTCAACGGCAGTCGGCGTGTTCAAATCCGCAATCAACTGCATTCTACTTATTGTCGCCAACCAGGCGGTGAAACGTATGGGTCAAGGAGGGCTAATGTAA
- a CDS encoding carbohydrate binding domain-containing protein, producing MKTIMRGLMLAAFSMICGAAFFAVSASAAMYYVDSQGGSDSNTGTAQTAAWKTLNKVNATTFQPGDSIVFKRGGSWTGKLWPKGSGTAQAPIVVDAYSTGNPPLLNGNGEEAAVYLYNQQYWEIKNLEITNDNGASSRRMGIYVVNEGAGLLNHIYVIGNNVHDVYGNNVKDGNGSGGIKIRTKTGSVKSNYNDVRIDGNTVGPRVDRTGIDVNSDYWCRTDSGCTGTNNWYPSTNVVIENNYVTDVGGDGIVPMATQGAVLQYNTVNGFNMRSGTANAGIWAWNADDTVIQYNEAFNGNTTQDGQGFDIDYGQSRTIVQYNYSHDNDGGFMLICQPGGAKNDGGIVRYNISQNDYARTFHLAGPTTNTLVYNNTIYLPTGSTTSPIVAGSWDGYTKSVSFYNNIWHLDGGGIWDGLSNIASFTFKYNTIYGVHTAGEPADANKSTANPLLAAPGTGVNRSTADGYKLLKGSPALGSGMAVSSNGGKDYWGNAVSQTSAPNRGAYNGVGVQGTPVNPVKNGGFETGALSPWTNWNTASVVGGNARSGSYALRLNGGPGSAEQIITLQPSTTYTLKGYAKTDNSSQPVRIGVKNYGGAEQYAVITSTSYALGTITFTTGASNTAATIYVYKPSGTGYAYGDDVTVE from the coding sequence ATGAAGACGATCATGCGCGGATTGATGTTGGCTGCTTTTTCAATGATATGCGGGGCAGCATTCTTTGCCGTATCAGCCTCGGCTGCAATGTACTACGTGGATTCCCAAGGCGGCAGCGATAGCAACACGGGAACCGCGCAAACCGCTGCGTGGAAAACGCTGAACAAGGTGAACGCAACGACGTTTCAGCCTGGCGACAGCATCGTATTCAAACGCGGAGGCTCTTGGACCGGAAAATTGTGGCCGAAAGGGAGCGGGACCGCACAGGCGCCGATTGTCGTCGATGCCTACAGCACCGGAAACCCGCCGCTTCTGAACGGAAACGGCGAGGAGGCCGCCGTTTATCTGTATAACCAGCAGTACTGGGAAATCAAAAACCTGGAGATTACAAACGATAACGGAGCGAGTTCGCGCCGGATGGGCATTTATGTCGTAAACGAAGGCGCAGGTCTGCTGAATCACATTTATGTGATCGGCAATAACGTTCACGATGTTTACGGCAACAACGTAAAAGACGGCAATGGCAGTGGAGGCATCAAGATCCGCACGAAAACGGGTAGCGTCAAATCGAATTATAACGATGTGCGTATCGACGGAAATACGGTGGGGCCGCGCGTGGACCGGACAGGCATTGACGTCAATTCCGATTATTGGTGCCGGACCGACAGCGGCTGTACCGGGACGAATAACTGGTATCCAAGCACGAACGTAGTCATTGAGAACAACTACGTAACCGATGTCGGCGGCGATGGTATCGTGCCGATGGCTACGCAGGGAGCTGTGCTGCAGTACAACACCGTGAACGGATTTAACATGCGGTCGGGAACGGCGAATGCAGGCATATGGGCCTGGAACGCGGATGACACCGTCATTCAGTACAACGAAGCGTTTAACGGTAACACGACCCAGGACGGGCAGGGCTTCGACATCGACTACGGCCAGTCGCGGACGATCGTCCAGTACAATTACAGTCATGACAATGACGGAGGATTCATGCTGATCTGCCAGCCGGGAGGCGCCAAGAATGACGGCGGCATCGTGCGCTATAATATCAGCCAAAACGATTATGCGCGTACCTTTCATTTAGCCGGACCGACAACCAACACGCTGGTTTACAACAATACCATCTATCTGCCGACTGGAAGCACGACCTCGCCGATCGTGGCGGGCTCCTGGGACGGGTATACGAAGTCCGTTTCCTTCTACAACAACATCTGGCATCTTGATGGGGGAGGCATATGGGACGGCTTGTCCAACATTGCCAGCTTTACCTTCAAATACAATACGATTTACGGCGTTCATACAGCGGGAGAACCTGCCGACGCGAACAAGTCGACGGCCAATCCACTCCTTGCTGCGCCAGGAACAGGCGTAAACCGGAGCACGGCGGACGGGTACAAGTTGCTCAAGGGATCACCGGCGCTGGGTTCGGGCATGGCGGTCAGCAGTAACGGCGGCAAGGATTACTGGGGCAATGCGGTCTCGCAGACGAGTGCGCCGAACCGGGGGGCCTATAACGGAGTGGGCGTACAAGGAACGCCAGTGAATCCAGTGAAGAACGGAGGATTCGAAACAGGCGCATTGTCTCCATGGACCAATTGGAACACAGCAAGCGTGGTCGGTGGTAATGCAAGAAGCGGCAGCTATGCCCTGCGTTTGAACGGGGGACCGGGATCGGCTGAGCAGATTATTACGCTGCAGCCGAGCACCACGTATACGCTGAAGGGCTATGCCAAGACAGATAACAGCAGCCAGCCGGTACGGATCGGCGTGAAGAATTATGGGGGAGCAGAGCAGTACGCCGTCATCACCAGTACCTCCTACGCGCTCGGTACTATCACCTTTACGACGGGGGCATCCAACACGGCAGCCACGATTTATGTGTACAAGCCTTCAGGCACGGGATATGCTTATGGGGACGATGTTACCGTGGAGTAA
- a CDS encoding peptidylprolyl isomerase has product MKGKVAGSAIFIAVCVALVLSVMFIRNDDAANPRTGIVAYINMEPVDKEEFLLLAMQTRGYREEKGGKLSESLKEQVMESLIQVKTAEQEAIRQGISEKGAYASLSAELEQENKRRDEAVRSKQVIYGPRQFTLQSYYDYKHARTLNQLKMVWKKKQPNVEDKALRAYYEENRNQLAKKHDIIRIYKLTELSMNKNGGSGERERNEANGRIEALLEQMQGGGIPFMKLYESRKYKPGLTGVEVIKEDNYRDMAKYRSGFYELAARLQPGESGMVEENGIKAILYCDARTEGGYLSFDEVREEVMLRYEDKSFGDYLEGLASGAKIRLTELYGTLQAE; this is encoded by the coding sequence TTGAAGGGAAAAGTTGCTGGATCGGCCATTTTTATCGCTGTATGTGTAGCCTTGGTGCTATCCGTCATGTTCATCCGGAATGATGATGCCGCAAATCCTCGTACGGGCATTGTGGCCTATATTAATATGGAACCCGTAGACAAGGAAGAGTTCTTACTGTTGGCCATGCAGACGCGTGGCTATCGGGAGGAGAAGGGCGGGAAGTTGTCCGAGTCATTGAAGGAGCAGGTGATGGAATCGCTCATCCAGGTGAAGACCGCCGAGCAGGAGGCCATCCGGCAGGGAATATCGGAAAAAGGCGCATATGCTTCGCTTTCCGCGGAGCTGGAGCAGGAAAACAAGCGCAGAGACGAAGCTGTGCGGAGCAAGCAGGTCATTTACGGGCCGCGGCAGTTTACCTTGCAGTCATATTATGATTACAAGCATGCAAGGACGTTGAATCAACTGAAGATGGTTTGGAAGAAGAAGCAGCCGAACGTCGAAGACAAAGCTCTTCGTGCCTATTATGAGGAGAACCGTAATCAGCTTGCCAAAAAACACGATATCATCCGGATCTATAAATTAACGGAGCTCTCTATGAACAAAAACGGGGGTTCGGGGGAACGGGAGCGAAACGAGGCCAACGGGCGCATAGAGGCTCTGCTGGAGCAGATGCAGGGCGGAGGAATTCCGTTCATGAAGCTTTATGAGTCGCGAAAATACAAGCCCGGCTTGACTGGAGTCGAGGTCATCAAAGAGGATAATTATCGCGATATGGCCAAGTACCGGAGCGGATTCTATGAACTCGCGGCCCGCTTGCAGCCGGGAGAAAGCGGGATGGTGGAAGAGAACGGAATCAAGGCCATTCTCTACTGCGATGCAAGAACCGAAGGGGGATATCTGTCCTTTGACGAAGTCCGGGAGGAGGTGATGCTGCGGTATGAGGATAAGAGCTTCGGGGATTATCTCGAAGGGCTTGCTTCCGGGGCGAAGATTCGGCTGACGGAACTGTACGGCACGCTTCAGGCGGAGTGA
- the fsa gene encoding fructose-6-phosphate aldolase — MKFFIDTANLDDIKKAYKVGVLSGVTTNPSLVAKEGVKFEDRIAEILQAVPEVESVSAEVTPDAETAEEMIAQANELIKINGGDKNITIKLPMTLEGLEACRYLTKKGVKTNVTLIFTVNQALLAARAGATYVSPFLGRLDDISEDGVLLVAKIAELFRIHNLDSQIIAASVRHPDHVTRVAMAGAHIATVPFSVIAQLAKHPLTDQGMDKFAADWKNATK, encoded by the coding sequence ATGAAATTTTTTATCGATACTGCGAATCTTGATGATATTAAAAAGGCATACAAAGTCGGTGTACTTTCCGGTGTAACAACCAACCCTTCACTGGTTGCCAAAGAAGGCGTGAAATTTGAAGACCGTATTGCTGAAATTTTGCAAGCCGTTCCTGAGGTTGAATCGGTATCTGCTGAAGTAACCCCGGATGCTGAAACAGCAGAAGAGATGATCGCGCAAGCGAATGAGCTGATCAAGATCAACGGCGGAGACAAAAATATCACGATCAAGCTTCCAATGACTTTAGAGGGTCTTGAAGCATGCCGCTACCTGACTAAAAAAGGCGTTAAAACAAACGTTACCCTGATCTTTACGGTGAACCAAGCCTTGCTGGCTGCACGTGCAGGAGCAACTTATGTTTCCCCATTCCTGGGCCGCTTGGATGATATTTCGGAAGATGGCGTATTGCTGGTAGCTAAAATTGCCGAGCTGTTCCGTATTCATAACCTGGATTCGCAAATCATTGCTGCATCCGTTCGCCATCCGGATCATGTTACCCGCGTAGCTATGGCAGGTGCGCATATTGCGACTGTACCATTCAGTGTTATCGCACAGCTTGCAAAACATCCTTTGACGGATCAAGGTATGGACAAATTCGCAGCTGACTGGAAAAACGCTACAAAATAA
- the gnd gene encoding phosphogluconate dehydrogenase (NAD(+)-dependent, decarboxylating): MKVGLVGLGKMGLNLGQNLLDHNHNVVAFDLNTAAVADMKSKGAEGAASLKELVAALESPRIVWIMVPHSVVDSVIDEVSPLLEQGDIVIEAGNSHYKESIARYNKLKEIGVSFLDVGTSGGMEGARNGACYMIGGDQEAWNIVEPIFKDTSVENGYLYAGKAGSGHFLKMVHNGVEYGMMAAIGEGFELLEKSDFDYDYEKVARVWNNGSVIRSWLMELTEQAFSKDAKLDDIKGIMQSSGEGKWTVETALDLQTATPVIALSLLMRYRSLENDSFTGKVVAALRNEFGGHAVIKN, encoded by the coding sequence ATGAAAGTCGGATTAGTTGGATTAGGAAAAATGGGTTTGAATCTGGGACAAAATCTTTTGGATCATAACCATAACGTTGTTGCTTTTGATTTGAATACCGCTGCGGTTGCAGACATGAAAAGCAAAGGTGCCGAAGGCGCTGCAAGCTTGAAAGAGCTCGTTGCCGCTTTGGAATCCCCAAGAATCGTTTGGATCATGGTTCCGCATTCGGTTGTTGATTCTGTTATCGACGAAGTGTCGCCGCTTCTCGAGCAAGGCGATATTGTAATTGAAGCAGGAAACTCACATTATAAAGAATCCATTGCCAGATATAACAAGCTCAAGGAAATCGGCGTGAGCTTCCTCGATGTGGGTACTTCCGGCGGTATGGAAGGCGCACGTAATGGTGCATGCTATATGATCGGTGGAGATCAAGAAGCCTGGAATATTGTGGAGCCGATCTTTAAAGATACATCGGTTGAAAATGGTTACCTCTACGCAGGTAAAGCCGGCAGCGGACATTTCCTGAAAATGGTCCATAACGGCGTGGAATACGGCATGATGGCTGCCATCGGCGAGGGCTTCGAGCTGCTTGAAAAAAGCGACTTTGATTATGATTATGAGAAAGTCGCTCGCGTATGGAATAACGGTTCCGTTATCCGTTCGTGGCTCATGGAGCTGACTGAGCAGGCCTTCTCCAAGGATGCGAAGCTGGATGACATCAAGGGTATCATGCAGTCTTCCGGTGAGGGCAAATGGACCGTGGAGACCGCGCTCGATCTGCAGACCGCTACTCCGGTTATTGCATTGTCCCTGCTGATGCGTTATCGTTCTCTTGAAAACGATTCGTTCACTGGTAAAGTGGTTGCGGCGCTCCGCAACGAGTTTGGCGGTCATGCTGTAATTAAGAACTAA
- the zwf gene encoding glucose-6-phosphate dehydrogenase, which translates to MDNMSFVLFGGTGDLAKRKIYPALFNLYIDNKMPEAFSIIALGRKEQSHTEFQQVVAKSLQTFSRRAANDPAVVEAFLQSIRYSALDATHVEDYQKLRSLVESREQELGIPENRMFYLSVGPEFFDVIALNIKESGLGSTNGWKRLIIEKPFGRDLKSARHLNEQLSKAFDESEIYRIDHYLGKSMVQNLEILESSNPILKALWSNHHIANVQITASETVGVEERAGYYDKSGAIRDMVQNHMLQLLMMISMRLPRKSDASEVRMKKKNVMESLRPLQMEDIAKNVIRGQYTAGELQGKSVQGYTDEPNVPKDSKNDTFIALRLWIDNYFWSEVPFYIRTGKRMAEKSTRIVIEFKEPLKGQTTTSDPNLLVIEINPNEGIFIQLNKKDPLNTEKLEPMRINFFSNEKELPEAYENLIFDAVRGDSTFFAHWDEVELSWEYVQPILDAFEQDLIPMSYYPAGSNGPEASDQLVKADGFEWWLDKAPAAQKADKKELVTQS; encoded by the coding sequence GTGGACAATATGTCATTTGTCTTATTTGGAGGGACAGGGGATTTAGCGAAGAGAAAAATATACCCTGCCTTATTCAATCTGTATATAGATAACAAAATGCCTGAAGCATTCTCGATCATTGCTCTGGGAAGAAAAGAGCAGTCACATACAGAGTTTCAACAGGTTGTAGCGAAGTCGCTGCAGACTTTTTCAAGAAGAGCGGCAAACGATCCCGCTGTCGTAGAGGCTTTCCTGCAATCGATTCGTTATTCTGCGCTGGATGCGACTCATGTGGAGGATTATCAGAAGCTGCGGAGTCTTGTAGAGTCACGTGAGCAGGAGCTAGGCATTCCGGAAAACCGCATGTTTTACCTCTCGGTCGGACCGGAATTTTTTGATGTCATCGCTTTGAACATTAAGGAGAGCGGTCTTGGCTCAACTAATGGCTGGAAGCGGCTGATTATCGAGAAACCGTTCGGACGTGATTTGAAATCGGCACGGCATCTCAATGAACAGCTCAGCAAAGCTTTTGATGAAAGCGAAATTTACCGGATTGACCATTACCTTGGCAAATCGATGGTGCAGAATCTCGAAATCCTCGAATCCTCGAATCCTATTTTGAAGGCCCTATGGTCCAATCATCATATCGCCAACGTTCAAATTACGGCGAGTGAGACGGTTGGTGTTGAAGAAAGAGCAGGATATTACGATAAATCCGGAGCCATCCGTGATATGGTGCAGAACCATATGCTCCAGCTTCTCATGATGATCAGCATGCGACTTCCCCGGAAGAGTGATGCGAGCGAAGTCCGGATGAAGAAGAAAAATGTCATGGAATCCCTGCGTCCGCTGCAAATGGAGGACATCGCGAAGAATGTTATCCGCGGTCAATACACAGCGGGAGAATTGCAAGGAAAGTCAGTACAAGGCTATACCGATGAACCGAACGTTCCAAAAGACTCAAAAAATGATACCTTCATCGCTCTCCGTTTATGGATTGATAATTACTTCTGGAGTGAAGTTCCTTTCTATATTCGTACAGGAAAAAGAATGGCGGAAAAATCTACGCGGATCGTTATTGAATTTAAAGAGCCTTTAAAAGGACAAACTACCACAAGCGACCCTAATCTTCTGGTCATCGAAATTAACCCGAATGAAGGTATCTTTATTCAGTTGAATAAAAAGGATCCACTCAACACCGAGAAGCTTGAGCCAATGCGCATTAACTTCTTCTCCAATGAAAAGGAATTGCCGGAAGCCTACGAAAACCTGATTTTTGATGCTGTCCGCGGCGATTCCACCTTCTTCGCCCACTGGGATGAAGTTGAGCTTTCCTGGGAATATGTGCAGCCAATCCTCGATGCATTTGAGCAGGATTTGATCCCTATGTCGTATTATCCGGCAGGATCGAATGGACCTGAGGCTTCTGATCAATTGGTTAAAGCGGATGGATTCGAGTGGTGGCTTGATAAAGCACCAGCTGCCCAAAAGGCTGATAAGAAGGAATTGGTTACTCAATCCTGA
- a CDS encoding helix-turn-helix domain-containing protein: MNDEKHENPLCEKIEIAYQITGKKWVNLIIHTLMDEPKRFSEIQAYIPDLSKRMLNERIKELEDSGIIIRNVITERPVRIEYSLTRKGTELGRALRAVEEWAEKWY; the protein is encoded by the coding sequence ATGAATGATGAAAAACACGAAAATCCATTATGTGAAAAAATAGAAATCGCCTATCAGATTACAGGTAAAAAATGGGTCAATCTCATTATCCATACCTTGATGGACGAACCCAAACGTTTCAGTGAGATTCAGGCCTATATTCCCGATCTTAGTAAGCGCATGCTTAATGAGCGGATCAAGGAATTAGAGGATAGCGGAATTATTATCCGTAACGTCATTACAGAACGCCCCGTTCGTATCGAGTATTCCTTGACCAGAAAAGGGACGGAACTCGGAAGAGCCCTGCGGGCAGTGGAGGAATGGGCTGAGAAATGGTACTAG
- a CDS encoding transcriptional regulator — MQNKVIFLTTDSMGNGDPGLGAQILETFFTLLKQREQLPAAIFCANRGVLALTELSLASVHLKELEGKGVPVLACATCVDYYDVREKLTAGEISSMGHFMELADKYEVMTLA, encoded by the coding sequence ATGCAAAATAAAGTTATTTTTCTGACCACCGACAGTATGGGAAACGGTGATCCGGGGCTGGGTGCGCAGATTTTGGAAACGTTTTTCACACTGCTGAAGCAGCGCGAGCAGCTGCCTGCGGCCATCTTTTGCGCGAATCGGGGCGTGCTTGCACTGACGGAATTGTCTCTGGCTTCCGTGCATCTGAAGGAGCTGGAGGGCAAAGGTGTGCCCGTGCTGGCCTGTGCCACTTGCGTGGACTATTACGATGTTCGCGAGAAGCTGACAGCCGGTGAAATTTCAAGTATGGGACATTTTATGGAGCTGGCAGACAAATATGAAGTGATGACACTGGCTTAA
- a CDS encoding multidrug efflux SMR transporter has translation MKAYLFLAVAIASELFGTSMLKASEGFSKWLPSLATVLGFGIAFYALSITLQHIPIGTAYAIWSGVGTAVTAIIGIVVWKEAASMTTAAGLVLIMLGVVIINLKGAAH, from the coding sequence ATGAAGGCTTATCTGTTTTTGGCTGTTGCCATTGCTTCTGAACTGTTTGGCACTTCGATGCTTAAAGCGTCGGAGGGATTTTCCAAATGGCTGCCAAGTCTGGCGACCGTGCTGGGTTTTGGCATCGCCTTTTATGCGCTTTCGATCACACTTCAGCATATTCCGATTGGCACAGCCTACGCAATCTGGTCAGGTGTCGGAACGGCGGTGACCGCCATTATCGGTATTGTTGTTTGGAAGGAGGCGGCCAGCATGACGACCGCGGCAGGACTTGTGCTTATTATGCTGGGTGTCGTAATCATCAATCTGAAGGGGGCCGCCCATTGA